A genomic region of Fusarium falciforme chromosome 4, complete sequence contains the following coding sequences:
- a CDS encoding Alpha-1,2-Mannosidase, with translation MLPLRRRGRFYTIISIFLVFILYRFLQNSWARSAEYNAIQQPPVPPPVAQPPPVEGSKEAFEPAVVPPVVELPNSEGKDSDSIPKPAVPQGDSNLPEKVETDKTIPESIEAINEKVEAAGKTLPEAEKTVPDTEKPAQENAQGQANAGTEGVKKPEEQTAPEIPTLQVKDPPVTADNPDQPRVNVDGSKIHWTKPKENFPLPAESIIPIPTGTAPDMHRIQFDFQLEDEGTRKVRLERRQRVKAELVRAWAGYRKYAFMHDELLPLSMGFRETFGGWGATLVDSLDTLWIADMKEEFDEAANAVAKIDFTYTDRNDIPVFETTIRYLGGLIGAYDVSGGPNGNYKILLDKAVELAEILMGAFDTPNRMPLLYYRWRAPYSSQPHRASAVSIAELASLSMEFTRLAQLTGEAKYYDAVARITNALVKMQEDGTEIPGLFPEKINASGCNKTAATLKQTLSKEAQGQVEGADLTKQPQGFIPGDDKQQADAVTPAQLPQADSRWEDKLRRRDAPPALPVLGEPYKAEEQEESKPVTNQPPPLAADGTSLNWECEPQGLVPGSYAYGQFHMGGAQDSAYEYFAKQYLLLNGLEPKYRKLYEDTIDAINEWLLYRPMVKEDGWDVFFTGKMTTSKKGDSEWSKSYEMTHLTCFIGGMYGLGGKIFGRDGDIDKAKKLTDGCVWAYQSTPTGLMPEYAHLVACPALEKCPFNESTWYEDLDPSLEWRQNQLTKWEKGEEQQKLVEKAAPEVAKEVVPEPLIPGKAAPEGAKAADSEAVVPKAKAAEESVDLSIGAEPLIPQPKEVKKATDPLVPQPKENAVAEKPEEQPHRPDDLSTGSEPVVKAEGAPAAGEGPSKPVKRAGIPMPELDRSMEEDDSEFGSELPDSLKAKLGLNKDETEQTEKKEPSQAESDKKPEAAQEGASTTGGQPPSVPDSFANRHAEQVAAPNNQPPEKPLSHEEFVKAKLEREKLPPGYTDIINKSYILRPEAIESVWYMYRITGDTTWMDKGWKMFQATVTATRTEFANSAIEDVLNNSEPGLKDEMESFWISETLKYYLLLFSEPSLISLDEWVLNTEAHPFKRPS, from the exons ATGCTTCCGCTACGTCGACGTGGTCGCTTCTACACCATAATCTCCATCTTCCTGGTTTTCATCCTCTATCGATTCCTCCAGAATTCGTGGGCACGATCGGCCGAATACAATGCGATACAACAGCCTCCAGTGCCGCCTCCAGTCGCTCAGCCACCGCCAGTTGAAGGCTCTAAAGAAGCTTTTGAGCCCGCCGTTGTACCGCCGGTGGTAGAGCTGCCAAACTCTGAGGGCAAGGACTCGGATTCTATCCCGAAGCCCGCCGTGCCCCAGGGAGATAGCAACCTGCCTGAAAAGGTTGAGACGGACAAGACTATCCCCGAGAGCATTGAGGCTATCAACGAAAAGGTCGAGGCTGCTGGCAAGACTCTTCCCGAAGCTGAAAAGACCGTTCCCGATACCGAGAAGCCTGCCCAAGAAAACGCCCAAGGTCAAGCCAATGCCGGCACCGAAGGAGTCAAGAAGCCTGAGGAACAGACCGCTCCTGAGATACCTACCTTACAGGTCAAGGACCCGCCCGTTACAGCCGATAACCCAGACCAGCCTCGCGTCAACGTTGATGGTTCCAAGATTCACTGgaccaagcccaaggagaaCTTCCCTCTCCCCGCCGAGTCCATCATCCCCATTCCGACTGGCACAGCCCCCGACATGCACAGGATCCAGTTTGACTTCCAACTCGAGGATGAAGGAACCAGGAAGGTCCGTCTCGAGCGAAGACAGCGTGTCAAGGCGGAACTGGTGCGTGCTTGGGCCGGTTATCGCAAGTATGCCTTTATGCATGATGAGCTCTTGCCTCTGTCCATGGGGTTCCGTGAGACCTTTGGTGGTTGGGGTGCAACCCTCGTTGACTCGCTCGATACCCTCTGGATCGCCGATATGAAGGAGGAGTTTGATGAGGCCGCCAATGCCGTTGCCAAGATTGACTTCACTTACACCGATCGCAACGATATCCCCGTTTTCGAGACCACAATTCGTTACCTAGGAGGACTTATCGGCGCCTACGATGTCAGCGGCGGTCCGAACGGCAACTACAAGATCTTGCTTGACAAGGCCGTTGAGCTTGCCGAAATTCTCATGGGCGCCTTTGACACACCCAACCGCATGCCTCTTCTCTATTACCGGTGGCGTGCTCCTTACTCGTCTCAGCCTCACCGCGCCAGCGCCGTCAGCATTGCAGAGCTTGCATCACTCTCGATGGAGTTCACACGTCTCGCCCAACTCACGGGCGAGGCCAAATACTATGATGCCGTTGCCCGCATTACCAACGCCCTCGTCAAGATGCAGGAGGACGGCACCGAGATTCCGGGTCTTTTCCCCGAGAAAATCAATGCCTCGGGATGCAACAAGACAGCGGCTACTCTGAAGCAGACACTCAGTAAGGAGGCACAGGGGCAAGTTGAGGGTGCCGACCTGACCAAGCAACCTCAAGGCTTCATCCCTGGGGATGATAAGCAGCAGGCTGATGCAGTAACCCCCGCACAACTGCCCCAGGCGGATAGCCGCTGGGAAGATAAGCTGCGTCGCCGTGATGCGCCCCCCGCGCTCCCTGTGCTTGGTGAGCCatacaaggccgaggagcaggaggagtCCAAGCCTGTTACTAACCAGCCCCCGCCTCTCGCTGCCGACGGGACTTCATTGAACTGGGAGTGCGAGCCTCAAGGTCTTGTTCCTGGTTCCTATGCATATGGCCAATTTCACATGGGAGGCGCACAGGACTCGGCTTACGAGTACTTCGCCAAG CAATATCTTCTCCTGAACGGCCTTGAGCCCAAGTACCGCAAGCTCTATGAGGATACCATTGATGCGATCAATGAGTGGCTACTTTACCGCCCCATGGTCAAGGAGGATGGTTGGGACGTCTTCTTCACTGGAAAGATGACCACTTCTAAGAAGGGCGACAGCGAGTGGTCCAAGTCATATGAAATGACGCATCTTACATGCTTCATCGGTGGCATGTACGGACTGGGTGGCAAGATTTTTGGACGTGATGGCGacatcgacaaggccaagaagctgacTGATGGCTGCGTATGGGCTTACCAGTCCACTCCTACTGGCCTCATGCCCGAATACGCTCACCTGGTTGCATGCCCCGCGCTGGAGAAGTGTCCATTCAATGAATCGACATGGTATGAGGACCTTGACCCGTCCTTGGAATGGCGCCAGAACCAACTCACCAAGTGGGAGAAGGGTGAGGAGCAGCAAAAGCTCGTTGAGAAGGCTGCCCCTGAAGTTGCTAAAGAGGTTGTCCCAGAGCCCCTGATCCCAGGCAAGGCTGCACCCGAGGGTGCTAAAGCAGCTGACTCTGAGGCCGTGgtccccaaggccaaggcagctGAGGAGTCGGTTGACCTCAGTATTGGAGCTGAGCCCTTGATTCCCCAGCCTAAGGAAGTCAAGAAGGCTACTGATCCCCTGGTTCCCCAGCCCAAGGAGAATGCGGTAGCTGAGAAGCCGGAAGAGCAGCCACACAGACCGGATGACCTGAGCACTGGCTCTGAGCCCGTTGTCAAGGCCGAGGGTGCTCCAGCTGCTGGGGAGGGACCCTCGAAGCCCGTCAAGAGAGCTGGTATCCCCATGCCTGAGCTGGACCGATCAATGGAAGAGGACGACTCGGAGTTTGGATCAGAGCTTCCCGACTCTCTTAAGGCGAAGTTGGGTCTGAACAAAGACGAGACGGAACAGACTGAAAAGAAGGAACCAAGCCAGGCCGAATCAGACAAGAAGCCGGAGGCCGCGCAAGAAGGAGCGAGCACCACGGGTGGACAACCCCCTAGCGTGCCAGACAGCTTTGCGAACAGGCATGCCGAGCAAGTCGCAGCCCCTAACAACCAACCACCAGAGAAGCCCCTGTCTCACGAGGAGttcgtcaaggccaagctcgagagggagaagctTCCCCCAGGATACACCGACATTATCAACAAGTCGTATATCCTCCG ACCTGAGGCAATCGAGTCTGTTTGGTATATGTACCGTATTACAGGCGACACTACGTGGATGGACAAGGGTTGGAAGATGTTCCAGGCCACGGTCACGGCGACTCGGACCGAGTTTGCCAACAGTGCTATTGAGGACGTGCTGAACAATTCAGAGCCCGGCTTGAaggacgagatggagagcTTCTGGATTTCCGAAACTCTCAAGTATTACCTACTCCTCTTCTCCGAGCCCAGTCTCATCAGCCTTGACGAGTGGGTGCTCAACACCGAGGCCCATCCTTTCAAGAGGCCATCCTAA
- a CDS encoding Conserved oligomeric Golgi complex subunit 3: MYEDSWYSIMPDLGGRGHSSSHSQSHGHRRKESLLQQPNEPGQISEVVAPMPNVYEEIENTNTPPEPTVIRRASSYSDLYRVAQEQLSKDGRPRHKKTNKNNRAWEALLLPDSSVEAELHEPKGLESYDEQLLDASQQEYLLYRDQLTLTERHLDGLIEDANATLKLLTSLSNSFGSVEAQTSTFQAQCEDLLKEQRRLEELADEVGTDLHYYAYLDDATRRLNAPGASRLVDDASFGEMVENIDACIVFMEKHETYRDRDTYLARYTALLTKALHLLEHGYKNTLERVSSEIGRQITGTKSESARHALAYGRFQEMMLDSFGLIPNVRQIVRRAYDFYGQRNESCTHFETYANTANNIFYTHLVTRDRDLKAMAQSDIEEFHKEVKDLSAETASRNFIKQCFERMYNEESLFMKLFDVEPMWNQATDSVFQSIKTTNTSIMHPGNLTPLVTNLQTVLQTAPLETTCNVVGLLANEYFGADLDDIESPYFIKCKQYTSQLLAHHLWTLTDNAFEAEVTKSITRAPVQDASLKIGPVVGGVASSNAHPLVKQAIKLLGMYEHCMPKERAAKNSSVVFKIVRETIQVLQRAETRIKSLKSGTDPDLFMVKNLLIIKNELVSLEIGDIRNHASSMQHFTHIWDTLSPQNWVGFISNIIGGGLWSRGTPSVTAKTLTAEDMNEQLDELLRHSIYAFTQRWGTLMSDSQNRKPGVKPIAKVETELENILQTAFSNQPEVVGKLMEAIEQHAQAQNDARDEKQGVRRY; encoded by the exons ATGTACGAGGATTCGTGGTACAGTATCATGCCCGACCTCGGCGGTCGGGGTCATTCGAGTAGCCACAGTCAGAGTCATGGACACCGTCGAAAGGAGTCGCTGCTCCAACAGCCCAAT GAACCTGGACAGATATCCGAGGTCGTAGCGCCAATGCCCAATGTTTACGAAGAGATCGAGAACACCAACACGCCCCCAGAACCTACCGTCATCCGTCGAGCGAGCTCGTACTCGGACTTATATCGAGTGGCGCAAGAACAACTGTCCAAGGATGGAAGGCCACGACACAAGAAGACGAATAAAAATAATCGAGCATGGGAGGCTTTGCTGCTCCCCGACTCTAGTGTCGAGGCAGAATTGCATGAGCCAAAAGGTCTCGAGTCATACGATGAACAATTACTCGACGCCAGCCAACAAGAATACCT GTTGTATCGCGATCAGCTTACCTTGACGGAACGACACTTGGACGGACTCATCGAAGATGCCAATGCGACACTCAAGCTCCTTACCTCCCTCTCGAACTCGTTTGGATCCGTCGAGGCTCAAACGTCAACGTTCCAAGCACAATGTGAAGATCTCCTAAAAGAACAACGAAGATTGGAGGAATTGGCTGATGAAGTCGGAACCGATCTGCATTACTATGCCTACCTCGATGATGCGACAAGGCGCCTCAATGCCCCCGGCGCCAGTCGGCTGGTGGATGATGCCTCATTTGGTGAGATGGTTGAGAACATTGACGCGTGCATTGTCTTTATGGAGAAACAt GAGACATACCGCGATCGCGATACCTACCTTGCCCGATACACTGCGCTTCTCACAAAGGCACTTCACCTGCTCGAACACGGCTACAAGAACACATTGGAAAGGGTCTCGTCTGAGATTGGCCGCCAAATTACTGGTACAAAATCCGAGTCTGCTCGCCATGCTCTCGCCTATGGTCGTTTCCAAGAGATGATGCTCGACTCTTTCGGCTTGATTCCTAATGTGCGACAAATTGTGCGGCGCGCATATGATTTCTACGGCCAGCGGAATGAATCTTGCACCCACTTTGAGACGTATGCGAATACTGCCAACAACATATTCTACACGCATCTGGTGACCAGAGATCGTGATCTCAAAGCAATGGCGCAGTCTGATATTGAGGAATTTCACAAAGAGGTCAAGGACCTCTCAGCTGAGACGGCATCACGCAACTTCATCAAACAATGCTTTGAGCGCATGTACAACGAGGAGAGTCTGTTTATGAAACTCTTTGACGTGGAACCTATGTGGAACCAAGCAACGGACTCGGTTTTCCAGTCCATCAAGACCACCAACACATCCATCATGCATCCCGGCAATTTGACGCCATTGGTGACGAACCTTCAAACGGTGCTACAGACAGCACCACTGGAGACTACCTGCAATGTGGTTGGGTTGCTTGCTAATGAATACTTTGGAGCCGATTTGGATGATATCGAATCTCCCTACTTCATCAAATGCAAACAGTACACTTCGCAACTCCTGGCGCATCATCTCTGGACATTAACAGACAATGCTTTTGAAGCAGAGGTTACAAAATCAATCACAAGGGCTCCAGTTCAGGATGCCTCGCTGAAGATTGGCCCTGTAGTGGGCGGTGTGGCGTCTTCAAACGCCCACCCCTTGGTGAAGCAGGCCATTAAGCTTCTTGGCATGTATGAACATTGCATGCCCAAGGAGAGAGCG GCTAAGAACAGCTCAGTTGTCTTCAAGATTGTGCGAGAGACGATCCAGGTGCTCCAACGCGCGGAGACCAGGATAAAGTCTTTAAAGTCAGGCACCGATCCTGACCTATTCATGGTCAAGAACTTGCTCATTATAAAGAATGAACTTGTTTCTCTAGAGATTGGCGATATCAGGAATCATGCTTCTTCTATGCAGCACTTCACCCATATCTGGGACACACTCAGCCCTCAAAATTGGGTTGGATTCATTTCAAACATTATCGGTGGTGGTCTGTGGTCACGGGGTACTCCCTCGGTAACTGCCAAGACATTGACAGCTGAGGACATGAACGAGCAGCTGGATGAGTTGTTGCGACATTCAATCTATGCCTTCACACAGCGCTGGGGTACTTTGATGAGCGACTCACAGAACCGGAAACCTGGAGTCAAGCCGATCGCCAAGGTGGAGACTGAGCTGGAGAACATCCTCCAGACGGCATTCAGCAACCAGCCCGAGGTGGTAGGCAAGCTGATGGAGGCGATTGAGCAGCATGCGCAGGCGCAGAATGATGCGAGAGACGAGAAGCAGGGCGTGAGACGGTACTAA
- a CDS encoding Prefoldin subunit 3, protein MATQGKAAASSKDATPTNPRGIPYAPFVDKVEDYVTTREDVEPTLRSFQEMISKYQFMEMNLQKRMGGLKEKIPDIQKTLDSVKFLKLRKEDDEPIETTFELNDTLYSKANIPATEEVYIWLGANVMLSYPIDEAETLLGSKLSTAKLSLSNCEEDLDFLREQITTMEVAIARVYNWEVVQKRKDKAEEEKESKKNKESQDN, encoded by the exons ATGGCGACACAAGGCAAGGCGGCGGCGTCAAG TAAAGATGCTACGCCCACCAATCCGCGGGGCATCCCCTACGCCCCGTTCGTCGATAAGGTCGAGGACTACGTCACCACCCGAGAAGACGTCGAACCTACCCTGCGAAGCTTCCAAGAAATGATCTC CAAGTACCAGTTTATGGAGATGAACCTGCAGAAGCGGATGGGGGGCCTCAAGGAGAAAATTCCCGACATTCAGAAGACTCTCGACTCAGTCAAATTCCTCAAGCTAAGAAAG gaggatgatgagccgATAGAGACGACATTTGAGCTTAACGACACGCTGTATTCGAAGGCGAATATCCCCGCGACTGAGGAGGTCTACATCTGGCTTGGG GCCAACGTGATGCTGTCATATCCTATAGATGAGGCTGAGACGCTGCTGGGCTCGAAGCTGTCGACGGCGAAGCTGAGCTTGTCGAACTGCGAGGAGGATTTGGACTTTCTTCGTGAACAGATCACG ACCATGGAGGTCGCCATTGCTAGAGTATACAACTGGGAGGTGGTCCAGAAACGAaaggacaaggccgaggaggaaaaggagagcaagaagaacaaggagtCGCAAGATAACTGA
- a CDS encoding VanZ domain-containing protein, whose product MRIRLPFAGAFVLLLFIAAYAGLTTVQLGQYVNDKVLHFFTLFLLTTVFYWVVDTSRRRTLNMTLVVCTLVLGVGSEFVQGFLDNGREFDLYGIVANIFGSFAGLGLCTWYHKRMLERKRQRRRYTAVPGEDQGDVELGEGHETGVVEAPSRSRTLEEEVDNWDENQIDDDWGEEESPEAHTAAQGGDKSAETGDLGEGKKRTD is encoded by the exons ATGAGAATACGACTTCCCTTTGCAG GCGCATTCGTGTTGCTATTATTTATCGCCGCCTACGCCGGCTTGACAACGGTTCAGCTCGGCCAATATGTCAACGACAAAGTGCTCCATTTTTTCACTCTATTCCTCCTCACGACCGTTTTCTACTGGGTTGTCGACACCAGCCGCCGGCGTACCTTGAACATGACTCTGGTCGTATGCACTCTCGTGCTCGGCGTCGGCTCCGAATTTGTACAGGGCTTCCTTGACAATGGCCGGGAATTCGACTTGTATGGTATTGTTGCAAATATCTTTGGAAGCTTTGCTGGTCTTGGTCTCTGCACCTGGTACCATAAGCGCATGCTCGAGCGAAAGAGACAACGCAGACGGTACACTGCCGTCCCAGGCGAGGACCAGGGTGATGTCGAGCTTGGGGAGGGCCACGAGACTGGCGTCGTCGAGGCCCCTAGCCGGTCTCGAactttggaggaggaggttgacaaCTGGGATGAGAACCAGATTGATGATGACTggggtgaggaggagagccCCGAGGCCCACACTGCCGCCCAAGGTGGTGATAAAAGCGCTGAAACTGGCGACTTAGGAGAAGGGAAGAAGCGGACGGACTAA